One genomic segment of Desulfonatronum thioautotrophicum includes these proteins:
- a CDS encoding sensor domain-containing diguanylate cyclase: MQYVHDGIYIVDKKKQILFWNNGAARISGFKQDEVLGRSCGDNILNHVDASGENLCKAVCPLGQTMVDGNTRNADVFLHSKQGHRVPVHVQTMPLIHDGEIIGAVEVFREIHKAVDIEEMMGLLSEQCLLDYLTGIANRRFIDITLDAKIKELERYSWPFSIALCDIDNFKTVNDTYGHLVGDDVLVMVSRSLTGALRSFDFVGRWGGEEFLVILPGITMQEQLESICRRMVRIVASSRIDTRDSTSLSVTISCGATQALVCDTAETLMHRADKGLYASKRNGKNMVTIVA; the protein is encoded by the coding sequence ATGCAATATGTTCATGACGGGATATACATTGTTGACAAAAAAAAACAAATACTTTTTTGGAACAATGGTGCCGCAAGAATATCCGGTTTCAAACAGGATGAGGTTTTGGGAAGATCCTGCGGTGACAATATTTTAAATCACGTTGATGCATCAGGTGAAAATCTCTGCAAGGCTGTATGTCCCCTTGGCCAGACCATGGTTGATGGCAATACACGCAATGCCGACGTTTTTCTTCACAGCAAGCAAGGACACCGGGTTCCAGTCCATGTCCAAACCATGCCGCTCATCCATGACGGAGAGATCATCGGGGCTGTTGAGGTTTTCAGGGAAATTCACAAGGCCGTTGATATTGAAGAAATGATGGGTCTGCTCTCGGAGCAATGCCTCCTGGACTATTTGACCGGTATCGCGAACAGACGGTTCATTGATATTACTTTGGACGCCAAGATCAAGGAACTGGAGAGGTATTCCTGGCCATTCTCCATCGCACTTTGCGATATCGACAACTTCAAAACCGTCAACGACACTTACGGACATCTGGTGGGAGATGACGTTCTGGTCATGGTTTCCAGGTCCTTGACCGGCGCCCTGCGTTCCTTCGACTTCGTCGGACGCTGGGGCGGTGAAGAATTTTTGGTTATCCTCCCAGGAATAACCATGCAGGAGCAACTTGAATCAATATGCCGACGGATGGTCCGGATTGTGGCCTCTTCCAGGATTGATACACGGGACTCGACAAGTTTGTCCGTCACCATCTCCTGCGGCGCAACCCAGGCACTCGTGTGCGACACGGCGGAAACACTGATGCATCGCGCGGACAAAGGTCTCTATGCAAGCAAAAGAAATGGAAAGAACATGGTCACGATTGTTGCATGA
- a CDS encoding PAS domain-containing protein, whose product MIKDDQTRLRQLREQAKARLSQASEPTGELSQEEFRELLHDYQVHQVELELQNEELRSVLQELEETKDQLALTRDRYIRLFNDVPVGYLVVDHSGVIVQANQTFADMIGKDAHRLHGVSFSDCIIPEDRGAFHGRYRAFFKHPEEKELEFRLRGKNGELHVRCTAKVEAELPTSSAGEPWKRILLVVQDISSRVRAEQALRDSERQYRELYEHAPVGIFESTPEGRFLAVNPEYARIAGYSSPEAMMAGITNITRQLYVHPGHRDLLNRMLRDDGHARNFETELKHPDGTTFWVSVNTRANRNERGEMTHVGFLTDITERKLAEEALRKSEERYKTIVTSMNDLLFVIDPEDRFIDIHCQSIDQLFLPPREFLGKTMAQVMPESVAESYRHAAFTVRRDGGSQCYEYPLLLNGEEKWFQACLNLHSDEKTIIASVRDITERKLAELALIQAKEHAEAANQAKSEFLANMSHEIRTPLSGIMGMMQLLRTTSLDAEQGSYVQLAVTSAERLTRLLSDILDLSRVEAGAMEIRESEFLTQDVCDSVTDLFSITARDKHIALECIMDPGIPHHLIGDDTRVRQILFNLVGNALKFTDNGSVRLQLTTLSPAKGGDVRIMFSISDTGIGIPADKLGRLFNPFVQVDGSYTRPYQGAGLGLTIVRRLVELMDGNISVESMEGRGTTVHVVLPFKLAGSTENAWAKSVVGAEKTS is encoded by the coding sequence ATGATCAAGGATGATCAAACCAGGCTGCGCCAGTTGCGTGAGCAGGCCAAGGCCCGGCTGAGCCAGGCTTCCGAGCCGACAGGGGAGCTTTCCCAGGAGGAGTTCAGAGAGCTTCTGCACGACTATCAGGTGCACCAGGTCGAGCTGGAGCTGCAGAACGAGGAGTTGCGCAGTGTTCTCCAGGAGCTGGAAGAAACGAAAGATCAGTTGGCCCTGACCAGAGACCGGTATATCCGACTCTTCAACGATGTACCCGTGGGCTATCTTGTCGTGGACCACAGCGGTGTCATCGTCCAGGCCAACCAGACTTTTGCGGACATGATCGGGAAGGACGCGCACCGGCTGCACGGCGTCAGCTTCTCCGACTGCATCATTCCCGAGGACCGGGGTGCGTTTCACGGGCGCTATCGGGCTTTCTTCAAGCATCCCGAGGAGAAAGAACTGGAATTCCGGCTTCGCGGCAAGAACGGGGAACTGCATGTCCGCTGCACCGCAAAGGTGGAGGCAGAGTTACCCACGTCTTCTGCGGGGGAGCCGTGGAAACGGATTCTCCTCGTGGTTCAGGACATCAGCTCCCGGGTCCGGGCGGAGCAAGCCTTGCGGGACAGTGAGCGACAGTACCGGGAGTTGTATGAACACGCACCGGTGGGAATTTTCGAATCAACCCCGGAAGGGCGATTCTTGGCCGTAAATCCCGAGTATGCGCGAATTGCGGGTTACAGCTCGCCCGAGGCCATGATGGCCGGAATAACAAATATCACCCGCCAGCTTTACGTTCACCCCGGGCATCGCGACCTTCTCAACCGGATGCTCAGAGATGACGGACATGCACGGAACTTTGAAACCGAACTGAAGCACCCTGACGGAACCACCTTCTGGGTTTCCGTGAATACCAGGGCCAACCGGAATGAACGAGGAGAAATGACCCATGTTGGTTTTTTAACGGACATTACCGAGCGCAAGCTGGCCGAGGAAGCGCTCCGGAAAAGTGAGGAACGGTACAAGACAATCGTCACATCCATGAACGACCTGCTTTTCGTTATTGACCCGGAAGATCGTTTTATCGACATCCACTGCCAGTCAATCGACCAGCTGTTTCTGCCGCCCCGGGAATTTCTTGGCAAAACCATGGCCCAGGTCATGCCGGAGTCCGTTGCCGAGTCGTACCGTCACGCCGCCTTCACGGTCAGGAGGGATGGCGGCAGCCAATGCTACGAATACCCCCTGTTGTTGAATGGCGAAGAGAAATGGTTCCAGGCTTGCCTGAATCTGCACTCTGATGAAAAGACCATCATTGCGAGTGTCAGGGATATCACCGAGCGCAAGCTGGCCGAGCTCGCGCTGATCCAGGCCAAGGAGCATGCCGAGGCCGCCAACCAGGCCAAATCCGAATTCCTGGCCAACATGTCCCACGAAATCCGCACCCCGCTGAGCGGAATCATGGGCATGATGCAGTTGCTGCGAACCACATCCCTTGATGCCGAACAGGGCAGCTACGTGCAACTGGCTGTCACTTCAGCCGAACGGCTGACCCGCCTGCTTTCGGACATCCTGGACCTGTCCAGGGTCGAAGCGGGAGCGATGGAAATCCGGGAATCCGAATTTCTGACCCAGGATGTCTGCGATTCCGTCACGGACTTGTTCTCCATAACAGCCAGGGACAAGCACATTGCCCTGGAGTGCATCATGGACCCCGGCATTCCCCACCACCTGATCGGTGACGATACACGGGTTCGGCAAATTTTGTTCAATCTGGTGGGGAATGCGTTGAAATTCACGGACAATGGCAGCGTGCGGCTTCAGTTGACAACTCTTTCGCCAGCCAAGGGAGGCGACGTCCGAATCATGTTCTCCATTTCCGACACGGGTATCGGCATCCCAGCCGACAAGCTGGGCAGACTGTTCAATCCCTTTGTCCAGGTGGACGGCTCCTACACCCGCCCCTACCAGGGCGCCGGACTGGGGCTGACCATCGTCCGCCGTTTGGTGGAGCTGATGGACGGGAATATTTCCGTGGAAAGTATGGAGGGCCGGGGCACCACCGTACATGTGGTTCTGCCCTTCAAGCTGGCGGGATCAACAGAAAATGCTTGGGCGAAATCAGTCGTGGGTGCCGAGAAGACCAGTTGA
- a CDS encoding bacteriohemerythrin: MITLQSLNTSILVRIGGMLLLVLVGCFLIYGHQRSLITQRVEQEAHDMIVATLSERLANKTDVGLTNAISLTLSSRLGDMVRSGNRPMLQAEFQNVLRVFADQSNFGGIRVQVFDSDFSTLYRSWRPEQHGDVSEPVRRLLTEVRSRGLALAEFVSDDDGVFIRGSAAVRQGDRIVGYVQFLQGVGSVSRDYQAENVDYLLLINQAAVADAPQLRTNRRVGDYWLANDAWFADDVVATISALDLERFKEEPFFRGSGRFAVGVPLRDVSGRITGLNVVAISDSVVQNRIDEAMRAALLLIILAALGFVALAVVMFVTLRRHVLDPLRSISAFAGDVAQGNWAADLSGRFRYELLELKEALTRMVANLRTLNEDAQRKGERAEKEAVTAQEAMEEARNQERKVSTLMDRMTATAGKAKNVSEGVFAGISELSEQVESVNQGVAVQHDRMTEISTAMEEMNATVLEVARNASMAAEHADNSQEKADAGAKEVLRTVESFEHIRERIFTLKETMGQLGVQVENIGKIMAVISDIADQTNLLALNAAIEAARAGDAGRGFAVVADEVRKLAEKTMGATVQVHAAVNAIQAHTHENIQSLEITTEDIVASTEAATKAGGLMREILGLVEETTNMVTSIATAAEEQSATSEEINRAVTDVTRIASETSEGMDRSARALVEIASQVEELDTVTQAITAGGSVDMIATGDADALFQWSDDLTVGIAGIDDQHRTLIELINELHSAMKMGKSRSALLHIFERLREYTTSHFANEEKLFKKHGYPEAEEHKAAHKAFVDKILEWEKAISSGKSTVSMEVMRFLKQWLAGHIMGVDKRYTPFMRQKGVR, translated from the coding sequence ATGATCACCTTACAGTCCTTGAATACCAGTATTCTGGTGCGGATCGGCGGGATGCTCCTGCTCGTGCTGGTGGGCTGCTTTCTGATTTACGGCCACCAGCGTTCGCTGATCACCCAGCGGGTCGAACAGGAGGCTCACGACATGATCGTCGCCACGCTGAGCGAGCGTCTGGCCAACAAAACCGACGTGGGCCTGACCAACGCCATTTCCCTCACGTTGTCCTCCCGTTTGGGCGACATGGTCAGGTCGGGAAACAGGCCCATGCTCCAGGCTGAATTTCAGAACGTGCTGCGGGTCTTTGCCGATCAGTCCAATTTCGGCGGCATCCGCGTCCAGGTTTTCGACTCGGACTTTTCCACGCTGTACCGGAGCTGGAGGCCGGAGCAGCATGGCGACGTTTCCGAACCGGTCCGCCGATTGCTGACCGAGGTCCGCAGCCGGGGCCTGGCCTTGGCCGAATTCGTTTCCGACGACGACGGCGTGTTCATTCGCGGCTCGGCAGCGGTGCGCCAGGGGGACCGGATCGTCGGCTATGTACAGTTTCTGCAGGGCGTGGGCAGCGTCTCCAGAGACTACCAGGCTGAAAACGTGGACTATCTGCTGCTGATCAATCAGGCCGCCGTGGCCGATGCCCCACAACTGCGGACCAACCGCCGCGTCGGGGACTACTGGCTGGCCAACGATGCCTGGTTCGCCGACGACGTTGTCGCGACCATTTCCGCCCTGGATCTGGAGCGATTCAAGGAAGAGCCATTTTTTCGGGGTTCCGGACGCTTTGCCGTGGGTGTGCCGCTGCGTGACGTTTCTGGCCGGATTACCGGGCTGAACGTGGTGGCCATTTCGGACTCCGTTGTTCAAAACCGAATCGATGAAGCCATGCGGGCGGCGTTGTTGCTGATCATCCTGGCGGCCTTGGGGTTCGTGGCCCTGGCCGTGGTGATGTTCGTCACCCTGCGTCGGCACGTACTGGACCCGCTGCGGTCCATCAGCGCCTTTGCCGGCGATGTGGCCCAGGGCAACTGGGCGGCTGACCTCAGTGGGCGATTTCGCTATGAATTGTTGGAATTGAAAGAGGCCCTGACACGCATGGTCGCCAACCTGCGCACGCTCAACGAGGATGCGCAGCGCAAGGGCGAGCGGGCCGAGAAGGAGGCCGTGACGGCCCAGGAGGCCATGGAGGAGGCCAGAAATCAGGAACGCAAGGTGTCCACGCTCATGGACCGGATGACCGCGACAGCGGGCAAGGCCAAAAACGTCTCGGAGGGGGTCTTCGCCGGAATCAGTGAACTTTCCGAACAGGTGGAATCGGTAAACCAGGGCGTCGCGGTGCAGCACGACCGGATGACCGAGATATCCACGGCCATGGAAGAGATGAACGCCACCGTGCTGGAAGTGGCCAGAAACGCCTCCATGGCCGCCGAGCATGCGGACAATTCCCAGGAGAAGGCCGATGCCGGGGCCAAGGAGGTCCTGCGCACCGTGGAGTCCTTCGAGCATATCCGGGAACGTATCTTCACACTCAAGGAGACCATGGGCCAATTGGGCGTCCAGGTGGAGAACATCGGCAAGATCATGGCCGTGATTTCGGACATCGCGGATCAGACAAACCTGCTGGCCTTGAATGCGGCCATCGAGGCGGCTCGGGCCGGGGATGCGGGGCGCGGGTTCGCCGTGGTGGCCGATGAGGTACGCAAACTGGCGGAAAAAACCATGGGTGCCACGGTGCAGGTCCACGCTGCCGTGAATGCCATCCAGGCCCATACCCACGAAAACATCCAGTCCCTGGAGATCACGACCGAAGACATCGTGGCCAGCACCGAGGCCGCGACCAAGGCCGGAGGGTTGATGCGTGAAATCCTTGGCCTTGTCGAGGAAACCACGAACATGGTCACGTCCATCGCCACCGCGGCGGAGGAACAATCCGCCACCAGTGAGGAGATCAACCGGGCCGTGACCGACGTGACCCGGATCGCCTCGGAAACCTCCGAAGGCATGGATCGCTCGGCACGGGCTCTCGTGGAAATCGCCAGCCAGGTGGAGGAACTGGACACGGTCACCCAGGCCATTACCGCGGGCGGCAGCGTGGACATGATCGCCACCGGAGACGCCGACGCCTTGTTCCAATGGTCCGACGATCTCACCGTGGGCATTGCCGGGATCGACGATCAGCACAGGACCCTGATCGAGTTGATCAACGAACTGCATTCCGCAATGAAAATGGGTAAATCAAGGTCAGCGCTCCTGCACATCTTCGAGCGATTGCGCGAATACACAACCTCTCACTTCGCCAACGAGGAAAAGCTGTTCAAGAAGCATGGCTACCCCGAAGCCGAGGAGCATAAAGCCGCGCACAAGGCCTTTGTGGACAAAATCCTCGAATGGGAAAAAGCCATTTCCTCGGGCAAGTCCACGGTGTCCATGGAGGTCATGCGTTTTCTCAAACAGTGGTTGGCCGGGCACATCATGGGCGTGGACAAACGCTACACCCCGTTCATGAGGCAAAAAGGCGTTCGATGA